The proteins below come from a single Xenopus tropicalis strain Nigerian chromosome 9, UCB_Xtro_10.0, whole genome shotgun sequence genomic window:
- the upp2 gene encoding uridine phosphorylase 2, which translates to MSPILADSSSASLPERDSYGKNGFVHIKNPHLDSLPEDILYHFDLGTKTHDLPSMFGDVKFVCVGGSANRMRAFALFIHQELGLEGEGTEVADICAGTDRYSMYKVGPVLSISHGMGIPSISIMLHELIKLLHHAKCRDVTIIRIGTSGGIGIEPGTVVITDVAVDSFFRPQFEQVVLDKVVVRNTDLHRELAEDLLQCSKEIASFPTIIGHTMCTYDFYEGQGRLDGALCSFSKEEKFEYLQRAFTAGVRNIEMESTVFAAMCQLCGLKAAVVCVTLLNRLEGDQIAESHDTLIEYQKRPQQLIAEYIKKQLNLS; encoded by the exons ATGTCTCCAATCCTAGCAGATAGCAGCAGTGCCAGCCTGCCTGAGAGGGACAGCTATGGCAA GAATGGATTTGTACATATCAAAAACCCTCACCTGGACTCGCTGCCCGAGGATATCCTCTACCATTTCGACCTGGGAACTAAAACCCATGATCTGCCCTCAATGTTTGGGGACGTGAAG TTTGTATGTGTTGGTGGAAGCGCAAACAGGATGAGGGCCTTTGCTTTATTCATCCATCAGGAACTGGGCCTGGAAGGAGAAGGCACAGAAGTAGCGGATATCTGTGCTGGTACTGACCGATACAGCATGTACAAAGTCGGACCTGTGCTCTCCATAAGC CATGGCATGGGCATTCCCTCCATCTCCATAATGCTTCATGAGCTCATCAAGCTTCTCCACCACGCCAAGTGCAGAGACGTCACCATCATTCGCATTGGCACCTCAGGAGGAATCG GCATTGAACCCGGGACAGTGGTGATCACAGACGTAGCAGTGGATTCATTTTTCCGGCCTCAGTTTGAGCAGGTTGTTCTGGACAAAGTGGTTGTTAGAAACACTGACCTTCACAGAGAGCTCGCTGAAGATCTGCTGCAGTGCAGTAAGGAGATTGCAAGTTTCCCCACGATTATCGGCCACACGATGTGCACCTACGACTTTTATGAAG GTCAGGGGCGACTGGACGGGGCACTCTGCTCATTCTCTAAAGAGGAAAAGTTTGAGTATCTTCAGAGAGCTTTCACTGCAGGAGTCCGCAACATAGAGATGGAGTCGACTGTGTTTGCTGCAATGTGCCAACTCTGTGGGCTTAAAG CTGCAGTTGTCTGCGTGACGCTCCTCAACAGACTAGAAGGAGACCAGATCGCAGAAAGCCACGACACGCTGATAGAATACCAGAAGCGCCCCCAGCAGCTGATCGCAGAGTACATCAAGAAACAACTGAACTTAAGTTAA